GTTCTTTTTACATAAActtaaattcagaattttgcTAATAGAAGCTTGATAGAGGGTTTGGAGGAAGTGTTTCATATAGTTTAATTTACAGGAATTTATAGTGTGTGTATGCACACGTgcaggtatttatttttaaatgtttttagcttagaattttttttttgcatagatgttcttttctttcaataCTCTTCAAAATTATGCCCCTACTCACTTGATGCTAGTATTTACACTTGAACTACtatttatacttttatttttcttttggacaATTTCAGATGTGAATTCAAAATTGTCAAATCCTTTAACAGATACAAGTCCTAAATTGCTGACTCCATCATCAGTCGTTTCATCTGTGTCATCCAGCCCTTcagtggaaacagaaaaaaaaatggttatttCCCCTTCTGTTACTGGTGATAAAAATGATAATTCTTCTGTGAAAGATGATCTGGAAACTCCAACGCTATCAGAGAAAAGTTTTGATAGAGTGGGAGACTTCAATAATGAAACCAGGAAAAGGGGCTGCTCTGTAGTAAGTGAATCAcgaagcaggagcagctctgtgaactCTCTGGACAGTGGCTCAAGCTTTATGATGTGTGCAGACCAAGTTCCAGAAGCTCAGAGGGAAGGTCAGCTTTCTTCACAACGATTCAGCACCATCAGCTCTGAAGATTTTGATCAAGAGCTCATTGTAAAGCCAATTAaggtgaaaaagagaaaaaagaagaaacagggTAGGTCGAGCAGAACTTTCCTTGGCACTGCTTGTTGTTAGAGCATGTTACATGAGTCTGTGTTTGGCAGGCTTCATGTGTACTGTGTTGTGCTTCTGAAATGGTTGAGGAATTGTGGTGGGCCATTTCTGTTTAAGTTGGAAATCTcctttaaaagtgaaaaattgaTGAAGTCTTTTTAGATCTGTTTGAActtcatttcttttgttttgccttaTGTAAACATGCTTTGACTTCTAATGTATTTGTTAATGGAAGAAATCAGTGGACTGTGTATCCAGTTTTATGTTGGAATTTTGTAATATATATTCATCCTATTCCGAATATTAGGCAGTGTCTTTCTTAGCTATCCTCTTTAGTTTGATGAAGTAGTGTGAGTAGTCcataattttgtttaatgtttTAGGACTTTTTTTGGCTTTATATGTTAACATTTAATGTTAAAGTTGAGAATAAATCAGTATTGTTAAAATAAAGGTTTAGCTTTGTTCTTCCTCCAGtcctagaaatattttaatttcttacttGGTGCTGGGATTTAAtagattttattaatattacttttctcctttttttttcctgtgtgtgtgtgtggtaacAGAAAGTGGGACAAGGAGAAACCACAGCTCTCTGGAAGGCACACCAATTTATGAGCGTCAGCTTTCTGGTGACAGTCCACATTCCTTGAATGCAGACTCCTTTTCCATGACTTCCAGCATAATGAGTGGCAGCATTGATCATTTGAGTACTGGATCTCCAGATCAGGAAAGTATGTTCAGTATGGAGTCCCATACAATCTTGCAAGAAGATAACGGTTCAGAAACTTTCAGTGTCCTACAGTCTCCTGAGTCAACAAATGTActaataaatgaagaaaatggagaTGTGGTGGATTTACAGAAACTTCCAAACAGTGACAGTGGCATGGGTACTTCAGCTGTTATAGATACTTTGACATCTGCATCTCCTCTGTTGCTCACAGAAGACTTGACAAACAGTGTTGGTGATGAATGTAATGGTGGTGTGATTTCTGCAAGCAATGAATGCTGTCCTGGAAAGCTGAGCCAGGAGGAGGGGGAACAGGATTTTCCTATATTGTGTAAAATAGATGAAGACTTGGATAAAATGAAGCTGCAGGATTCTGAAAAATCTTTTGGAGATCCAGACCTTACAGACCAGATGTTTTTGGAATGTGGCAGTGTACTTGGTGTCCAGACATCTCTGGCACCAAAGGAAAGTGATGAAACTGGTGGGGAAgaccagcagcagctgtctcTAATCCACAGTGCTCTGTCAGACCCTTCTGCACTCCAGTCTGACATCTCAGACAACGTTCATTCAGATAACTGTTCCATTTCTGGGTGGAATTTTGGAAGTGCAGTCAAAGCTAAATGTAGTACTGGCTCTGCTGAAAGGGTAGCATACTCTCATGAAAGTAAGACTGAAAAATCTGCCTCAAGTGACGAAGAGGATATTTATGGACATGGATTACCATATTCATCCTCAGAGACCAGCATGCCTGAAGttggtgctgtgcctggtgcaCAGGATGAAACCAAGATAAGCCTAGATGAAATGGTGCTGTTAAAATCTGATCaggtatttattttcagtttaattaaaGTACCTTTAACCTTAAAAGGAAACAGCTTTACAAAAGAAACATTCCTGCAATTACTGTCCTTTACATCTTTAGGAGagcaggttgtttttttttttcacttgattCAATACACAAGTAAAGTATAAAGCCAAACAACAGTACCTGTTTTAACTCTTAAAAAATGTGATGTATCTGACTTCAGAATGGGTGATGTGTGCTTGTAATGCAAAGAAGCTTTTCTGGCTGTATTATTCCCAGCTCAACAAAAATGCTGTTAGAAACCCATCCAGTAAAAAGTGAACAGTAAAATCCAGTCACGCTCAAAGGCTGCTGCTTGTTTGTGTCTCCAGTAGTCCAAATTGTGCATGATGCTGTTCCCAAATTCAGCTGACTTCATGGAGAATTAATGCTAATTATCTCACATGGCTGGCTTCTGCTTTGGGATTATTTTACCTGTACATACTTAGAACAAGGATTAGTCTTTGTCCCCTAGCCAGAAGAAGTTAGTAGTGCTTAAAATGTTGacagtttcctttttcttttatctgtttttCCTCCATCGTTATTTTGTGGGTAATGCTCACAGAATCTATTAAAAAGAAGTACTAAAGTTAATTGTAAAATGTGCAACATTGCCAGAATCACTGGGACTTTTAGCAGAAGTCTTAAGAAGGAAATGCAGTTCTCTTGTAGGGTGgggattttgtttcatttagaTCTGTAACAGCCTTGTATTGATATCAACCAAATATTCATCCATAAAGGATATAAGTTGATGATGTTAATAGATAATTATCTACTAACGTCTGCAGCCCAAAGTGCAGAATGTTTTAGTTTCAGGTTATGATATTTTACTCTGTCATGTTCAGAAGACTCCCCTGGTAATGTATGCAGTGCTTGAATTCACCTCATGCAAGCAATCAAAATTTGAGAGTAGGCTGTAAACCAGATTTCTGCAAGATATGGCTCCTCTACCATCCGGAGAGTCAGAGTTGGATATTCAACCATCTCTGCCCTTCAGCTGTCTTGTTCCCTTTGCCAGTCACTTCCTAGACAATGAATAATTTCCTGGACTAAAGGCAGACTGTACGTTTTTATGTATTCCCTCTTTGGAGGTGGATGATGGGGTGGAGGGGTTTACTTTTTTGCTAACTCTGTTGTTCTAGCAGTCTCATTGTGCACGTACAGCCTTAGAGAATGACGGATGTAGTTTTATCTTCGGaagcaaattaattaattgattaaAGAACTTAAGTTTAACCTTTTAACAATCAAAacatgggagctgctgctcttatATACCCATTTTCTTATGCAGTTTGAAGACACCTGACATTGTTCTGACTCTGCAGTTTTTAGTTTGCAGAGAGCTGGATGGGATACTCTGGCCCTGGATATGGCATCCTGAGTCTGGTTGtctcagaaaaatacatttggtGCCTAGACTACCGAGGCAGCCTGTACTGCAGTGCGCTTCCTGCGGCCGGGCTGCGCTGGCAGAAGTTTGAGGATGGAGTCCAGCAAGTGGCAGTTTCCCCCTCAGGTAGGTTGGCTTCTGCTGCACTGTCACTTTGTAAACCTAAATAAGTCTTGGATGGACTTGGgcatttcctttgtttttggtttttttttggttggttgttttttggtgtttttttgtttttttggttttttttttaaattcagttattATTTAATTAGGTGAAACTTGGGATTTTTATGAGATTGCAGATATAGTTGGGTGCATATGTGATTTCCACATCAGCAAtttattgtttgggttttttgtttttggttttttttttttttcaaatcagttGCTTCCAGAAACTTGGCTATTTAGGGCTTGTTTCATGTAAAAGTAGTGTGCtgatttggttttctttttgtttggtttttttttttaaatagtcaCAGTTATATGACTGCATCTTCACTACTTCTGCATCCCATGTTCTAGTTTAAGTGGCTGTCTTTCTAACAGGTTCACATTGCATTTTAGGAGGTTTTCAAGATGCATTTGCCTGATTAAAGTTAACTTCAGAAGTAGCTGTTTAGTGGTAGGCAGAGAAGAGCTCCTTGTCTATACAAAACCTTGGTTTTTATTACAGAGCTATAGAAgttcttggctgtgagggtggtgaggcacaagaagaggttgcccagagaaattgtggatgccccatctctggaagtgttcaaggccaggctggatgtgcCCTTCAGCTATCTGGTCaagtgggaggtgtccctgccctggcagaggaggtggaactagatgatctttaagatcccttcccacccaaaccactctgtgattcagttttaaagttctttttctTGTAAACGTAGAATTGGCTTTGTGTATACATGGGTtggttaatttaatttatttttaaatactggaGAAAAAGCTTTGAAGTTTTATTACATTTGCATATGCATTTGTTCTGGATGGTTGTGAATGAGGATTAtgtttgattaaaaataatcagGTTTTGGTTATAAACTTGCATGACTTTTGGCCTTCCACATTGTACCAGGACTGGAGTGAAAATACAAAGTTTCTCaaccattttaatttctttgtctcCTGCCTTGCCTCTACTTTTCTTCCCTGTAATTTCTAAAGGCACATGTcaattttcccttctttttgtAGGGATTTGATCTGTGGCTGAGCTTTGCTGTATCCAAAACAATTTGAGTGTACTTGTAGTTGAGAGTGTGGGTTCATCCAGTTCAGTATCTTACCCTCAAGAGTGGTCCAGCAGCAAGTccctgcagaaaaataaaaggcgTGGGCATGTGTGATGTTTGCCCTTGGTGGTTTCAGGCTGCAGTTGGTGGCTCAGATTGCCTGGGCAAAAGGTTGTTCCTCTGCATTTCTTATCCTTCAGTTCCAGGAATTCACCCAGCTTTACACTGAATCTGTGGAAGTTTCTAGCATCCACAGTTTACCATTAATGTATTAATGCAGGAGCCTGTTAACCACAACATGtcaaaatggaattaaataCAACTTTGTGGAATTATTCAGAGGAAATAACAATGTACTGTTCTGGCACAAACCAGAAGTTAATTTTTGAgttccatttgttttccttttcctaagcAATCGTTATTAGAACTCAGTTACTGTTCtggtctttctttttaaaaaaacaaacttcaaaGGGCTTTTTAAACTTGCATTTTTGTTTAATGCTACTGGTTTGCTTTTCCCCTCCCATTAGTTTAGGTGTAGCTGGGACATACCGCCTGTGACTGTTGCAGTAATTGCTGAGTGCTATTATGTTCTTTCTTTACTTCTCATACAGGGGCTCTTCTCTGGAAGATTGAACAGAAGACTAACAAAGCTTTTGCTTGTGGAAAAGTAACTATAAAAGGAAAACGGCACTGGTATGAGGCTTTACCCCAGGCTGTATTTGTAGCTCTGAGTGATGACACCGCCTGGATTATCAGAACAAATGGAGATCTGTATCTGCAAACAGGTACCTGAATTAATTGCAGGTGCTTTGAATTTTTGTGGGCTGAGATTATTAGATTTCAAGTCTGTAGAATGATGGCGGTTTGCTATAAACTTTTATCCACAGCCAGGACATAAGGAAACCTTTTTATATTGAGAAACACTTGCAAACAGTTGTGAGAGCTTGTGTTACTAGGAGTTGAAAAGCTGGTTTGTGGCCACTTGTTTGTGTGTGCCCGGTGGAGTACATAAAGTACAAAGAGTTTATGGCATGGGGAAGATAGGAGATGGATGGAGATAAATGGAAAGGGATTGTAGAAAATACCAAAACACTATCCTTGCTTTGGAAATGGTATGGTGTGCTGAACTCGGCCTTAAGTGGGCAGAATAAGGAAAAGTAGAAGCTTTGTGTTTTGAAAAGCACAGCTCTCTAGAAGGTAAGAGTTACCACTTGGTAATAACAGAAAGTATTCTGAGACAGATCTTGAATGCTTTGGAAGTATGGACAAATGGTGTGTGTTTTATGTGATAGAGAAAGCCAAACCATGGGGGAATGGAATAGGCTGTGGAACAGGAATCTGCAGCTGCCTTCTTAGTGGATGTGAATGAGGCACAAACTGGAAAAAGGGGTAGCGTAGTGGCAACTTTGAAGTCATGGCCttagttttttttaagttgttcaGTGAATAGAAGAGGATGTATTTGGAAGGTGTTACGCAAACAATATTCAGGCTAAATGCAAGGAGCTAGGATGAAGGATGGCAGTACTAGTTTTAGAGTTAAGGGAGAAAAGTATCAAGGACTCTCAGGCATGTGGAGCTTACACAGAGAGCTGAGGAAAAATTACCAGTAACATGATGAAGGAATTACTGGTGAATGAGGAGGAGGACTGGGTTAAGGGGAAACTACATAAGACATACAGAAACAGGACAGCGTGTCTGAGTGGCTATCAAAATTCTTATTTACCTTTCATTTAACTTTGGCTCTCTTGTAATTCCTCTTTCAGGTTTAGTTACTGTAGCacaatgaagaaattctttgtgattaagaaaactgttttaaataTACATCAGTGTGTCAAAGATGCtctgttaaaattatttctttcagtgaaaTGTAGTAGTCCCAgagaaatcaagtggcctaccCATGGTCACATGCATTTTGCCAACAGGCATGGGTAGTGGTGATGGAAAGTAAATTTTGGATGTTAATCATACAGGGTTCTGTGGAGGTTTGaatcaatatttttcttccctttgagAGATTGGTTCGATTACATCAGCTTACATTCTGCTGTTCTTAGGCATCCAAATTTGTACTTGgatgcaaaaaataaattcctagTATATGTGTCTTCCTAATTAGAGGCAGCCAGTAGAAATTGTTTCTCCAGGATCTTTTAATTCCCTTCACTGTCTTGTGTAACATTTATAACAGAAGTGTGTGCTCAGAGGTTTAGAAATGAGTGTTCTTTTTAGTTTAGAGTATATCATACATGTGAGTCTGTTATACTGGTTTTGGCAGCATGAGGAGATGAAACAAAAGCTGTGTCTTCTGAGAGGTTTCACGTGCAGTTTCATATGTGTAAATCAAGTTTCAGCCTAATTGTAAAGAAGACATGTTCCTTTAGATTTGATGTAGAAATGTGTGCCAACTGGCTGTAAATCTGCCAGAACCTCTCTGCTCCTTTCAGTAATACCCACTGTGGCATGCTCTCTTTTGTAATTGCTCTCTGTCACTATTCTGATCAGGCTGTTTCTCTCCCTGGCATGTTTTGGGCAAATGTTCTTCCGTTACTGGTTTTTTCTTTGATGCTTCTGTCAGCTCTAATGGGTTTTATAAATGGAGATTCCTGGTGCTGACACTAGAGGgaggaaaggaacagaaatgacAGGACTGGGCATGCACTGTGCAGGATGTTGAAGGATGTACAGtgtcttatttttcaaaatataaggTCAGCTATATTGGAGGAAATTATTAATGGTTTATAGAAAGGACAGTCACTCAAGGAAATTGTGATCAAATGACAAATGCTAGCATGTCAAGGAGATTCCCTTCTGCGTTTTCTTTTGTTGAGTTATTTtatctctttcctttttgttgCAAAAAGCCAAAGTTTGTAAAGCAATCctcattttctgatttttaggCCTGAGTGTGGATCGTCCTTGTGCCCGAGCAGTAAAGGTTGACTGCCCTTATCCACTGTCACAGGTCACATCCAGAAATAATGTGGTGTGGGCTCTGAGCGAGCAGCGGGCGCTGCTGTACCGGGAGGGAGTGCGCAGCTTTTGTCCTGAAGGAGAGCAGTGGAAGAGTGATATTGTCAGGTAGTAACTCCAGTGGGAcattctgggcacagccagaggaCACAAATAATTGTGCTGGAGCGCCTCGATGTTTGAAGAAGTATTACCTGAACTCGTGTGTTTATGTACCactctgtgtgtatatatatatctgttttagctgtctgtctctctgtacttccttccttcctgccaggCAGCAGTCCATTCATCCATGACTGCTATGTAATGAAAGGAATTGTCATAAACAGAAGCAGGTTTAAAGAGTGAGAAAAATTTTAAAGGCTCTTTATAATTTCTGTCAACATgacttttttattaaatttgctTCTTTAATCTGTACCATAATGGTTTTAAGGAGCTCTCCAGTTTTTTGAGAgggcttggttttttttctgagattaaACGTATACTCATTTTCTTGGTCATCCATGCAGCTGGATAATGCTTCTGTACTCCCCTTCCACAgatttttataaacattttgTGTAGTTGGTATTTAGCTTTGTAGTTGATCCTGTGTTCACAGTAGTTCCTTTGCGATCAAGTTAAAAGTGCTGAGTCTCTACTGCTGGCTTTGAGAATGTAGAATTTAGTGTCTCTTGTGACATCAGCCTGGCACAAGTATAGGAAGAAATTCAAGTTCTTGTCATCAGGTGATTTTATCTACTGAATATCCTATTGTGAAACCTTAACTTGTACTACCTCCCAGTCTGGTATTTGGCTCTTGTAGTCTGAGAAACTACTGTATCTTTGTACAAATTTGCTTGTACTTTAATGAGTTTGTTTAATGAAAATACCTGCTTGACCTACACCTTAGGTACATTTCATGTTCTTGGGCTTTGTGTTAAAATTGCAGAAGGCAGTCATTATTTGTTCTTAAATTGTCAAGAAAGGTTATCTGAAAGAACTAGCATTGTTTGCTACCTTTACGGTGTCTGATACGATCACCTGACGCTGTTGACTTTCTGAGCTTGAAAATCGTTTACTTATGCAGGCAGCTTATAGTCCTAAATTCAGCATTTATCTCTGTCAAATAGTTGAGTTTTCTATTTGTGGTCCCTGAACTGCAGGTATTGTTCTCAGAGTAGGTCAAGGAAGTTGAGGAGATACATTTATGAAGCTGTTTTATCAAAAACTTAAAAAACGCAGCCCTTGATTGCTTATTTACTGAACAAAATAGGGCTTGTTTAGTTTTATTGTTATGTGTCCAAGTTTCAAATCTTAAGTGATATTTAAAGGACTCATGGTTTTTGTTGCAGTTATTGAATGTTTTTtgcttaaataaaatataaagtactgaataactgaaaatttaaaagtcAGATGTGTTTTTTAGCTTGGCCCCACTGAGTTTCAACACTGCTAAACTATTAGCATTGTAATAGCTTCCTTAAGAGAGCCTTAACATAAATTCAAATTAAggtttttaacatttttatttatttgcatttccagTGAAATGCAAGCTTTGGAACCAGTGTGCATAACCCTCGGCGATCAGCAGACGTTATGGGCTTTGGATATCCATGGCAATCTCTGGTTCAGGACTGGTATAGTTTCAAAGAAACCACAAGGAGATGATAACCATTGGTGGCAAGTAGGCattttttgattttgctttcagtttagTCTTTTACCTTGGATTGATTATTTGTGTTGTGTTCCCACAAgattctaagaaaaaaaaaatcatttaattgCTTTGTATTTTGTAGTACACTTTATTCAGTATATTAAAACTTCTCTGTGGCTATGGCTGAAATCCCCTTTTTGTGTCTGCTATAAGGAGGGGAGAAAAACCATCCCATGATCATACAGAGCAGCATTGCAGAAGCTTTCAAGAGCACAAGAAATGCTTTGCCTGGTCACAGGACATGCTGTTGAGGCAGAGCATCAAGTCTGACTGCTGAACTTAGCCCCTTCTCTTGTCTTCCAGTGACCATCCTTTTCCTTAGCTAGAGAGAATAAATAATAAGTAACCACGTATAAGAATGTGTTTCGCATTTTTCCATTCAATTGAGATTTCTTTGGGCCATGTGGAGCTGCTTGCTTCAGCCGCAGTTCATGTGGGTGAAACCAGCTCAGTTACTGCTAGTACTACCTGGTAATGATTTGGAATTCCTGACTCTGGTTTCTCCAgctttccttgttttctccaGAGATAGGGATGGGGAAGAAGAGAGTTCAAAAATAGTCTTACAGGAAATTTGCTTGTCTACCTTAGCTACAAGAATTTCGGTCAATGTGCATGTATAATCCCTTTTTGCACATGGGCATCACGAGTTGCTTGGCTTTGAGATTATTGGTGAACTATTACATTATTGCTGCTCTTTTTGTGCTCTTAGGCATTTTGTTCCTTTCTGGGAGTATCCCACAGTGTTGCCAACCTAGTTGTCCATGACAGAACTTGGGCAATTACTTATTTAGACTCCTGCACTGTGAATTAAAGTGTCCATGAGGCAGTTGCAAAGGAGTCTTGCATTCAAGTTTTTGTCATATGGTTTGAATTGCTACACTGTGCAagtttctctcttcctttggGATATTGAAAATTCACCTCTTAGTTTGCAGAGTTCAGCATGTTTTTAGAGGGAGACATCCTATACCAAAGGACTATcttaaaatgcagatttctaAATGGATTGCTGGATAGGAAAGAGTTGTAAGCTGGCATTTAATACTGATTGTGGCTTATTAGCAAGACAGTTACTCAAAATgtaccatttttatttttcccttcctacTTTCTGAATATTTCTAAAAAAGCTTCTGGTGGAAGATTGTGCAGTTCACTCCGCAGCTTAACTAATTATCAAGAgcgcttttttctttttcccccaggtAAGCATCACTGATTATGTAGTGTTTGACCAGTGCAGCCTGTTCCAGACTATAATCCAGGCAACTCACACGGTGGCAACAGCAGCTCAGGCACCTGTGGAGAAGGTGGCTGACAAGCTTCGAATGGCATTTTGGTCTCAGCAGCTTCAGTGTCAGCCCAGCCTCCTTGGAGTTAATGGCAGTGGAGTCTGGATCTCCTCAGGCAAAAACGAATTCCATGTAGCAAAGGGAAACTTAATAGGTTAGTGTGCTTTTGCATCTTAGTTTTTTAAAGTTAAGAATATTATATAGAAGGAAATAACTAACTACAGCTCTGTCACCACAGAAATTACCCATGGCAAGTCAGGGCACCTTTaacttgtttaaaaattaaattcattagCATTTGgtcttaaatattttctcatttaaagggaaatatttttcatggaaaagtCATTGTCAACCAGTGAACTGTGCATAGGTTACTGCTTTTAACACCTACATATGTCTCTTCTCTGGGTTGAGAAGGCAATCATAAGCTGCTGAACCTATTTTATATTCCACAGTGGAGTCTGGCTCATGATCAATGTGACTGCAAGACACTAATGTTATGGTTTTACAGTGCTAATAGAGggattgctttttttttcttgctacaGTTCTCAAAATAGAATTCTGATTTAGTACATTTCTTTGTTTAGGTAAACACTAACAATGCATCTAGGATATTGTTTAACCTCATTACCAAATTGGTCCCCTACTGAagaacattaatatttttctttattctcttctgcattcccagttttctctgtgtgtttataATAGGTATCAGGAGgtgtccccctccccccaaCAGTTTCTTGAAAGATTTTCATAGACAATCTtgtctaaaatatatttaataatttattacaataaaatttcttttaaaatttaaaggacaaattttaacagaaaactAAGCTTCCTATTAATGCCACTCGTTCTTTCTTTCAAGGCACGTATTGGAATAATATTGTGCCTCGTGGTACTGCTTCTGCTACGAAATGGATTTTTGTGTTGGCTTCCCCAGCTTCATCTAAAGAAGGTTGGTAAATCAACAGTGGAGGCATATAGTATCTGATTTTTAAACAGAGTGGAATTGATGGTGGAAGTAATTAAATATCTTAAATTACTTCAGATTTTGGTtatcttttctgtttgctggGATCTAAAGTAGTTGAAGTAGGGTGGAAACGTGTGTAAAACTACTGGGgatttaaataatatattattCACTCTCACCTTTGGTGTGGTGCAGCATCCAACAGAGAAATGGGTGGtcctcaggagcagcagcttcctAAACTGCCAAAGCATGAATTGCCAGAATTTGTAATTGGAAGTTTCAGAGCATGCTTTGCTGAAATGCCTGTATAACCAAGTGCTTCTCAAGTCAGTGCAGTTACTGCAGAAAATTGCCCATTATTGATAGAAGTGAGACCCTGTCAGGGAATTGAACTGCTGGTTACAATAGTTAAGCAATTGCATTATCTAAGTACACTGGCTTTAGTGGCAAAAATGTGGTTTAGAGCTGAAAAAGAATGCTGCTTTTCAAAGGCTATTATCAAAGATAAAGAGCAAAAGAATAAAGAGAGGTGATAGTGCACTGTTATATGGGTCTTCTCTCTATTAGTTCCttcaaatgaaacattttcttcaagTGAGATCACTTGCTACTTCCTTTATTTGAGAAATGAAGTATTTAAGTGCCTAAATAAGGGCTTAGGATGTGTGTTTGTACTTCAAAGCATTACCCTATGAACATAGCCAAGAAGCTTTAGTTTTTGCCTTCAAATGTActaataggtttttttttcagaaaaagtagATGTATAAGCTTTTTCCGAGTGAATTAGGAATTCTTTTAATAACAGAAGTATCCTTTCCATAGGAAGCTTTTTGTGGCTGTGCCAAAGCAACAAGGATCTGTTTTGTGTCAGTGATCAGAATCCTCATTCTCGTCCTTCTACGGTGCAGCTGCCACCAGAGGCTGAGATGGTGCACTACTCTGCctgccaggatgccatttgGGGCTTGGATAGTCTTGGGCAGATATTTATCAGAACACTTTCCTCCAGCTGCCCAACAGGGATGCACTGGACAAAACTGGATCTCTCCCAGCTAGGTATGACATTTTTGTTGAGTAGACTATCTCTTAGCACAC
This genomic stretch from Cinclus cinclus chromosome 6, bCinCin1.1, whole genome shotgun sequence harbors:
- the TECPR2 gene encoding tectonin beta-propeller repeat-containing protein 2 isoform X4, whose translation is MQILAMASVASPVIFKEFCPLYYLLNAIPTKIQKGFRSIVVYLTALDTNGDYIAVGSSIGMLYLYCRHLNQMKKYNFEGRCESITFVKLLSCFDDLVAVGTASGRVAVFQLVSSLPGRNKQLRRFDVAGIHKSSITALAWSPNGMKLFSGDDKGKIVYSALDLDQGICNSSLVLEEPSSIVQLDYNQKVLLVSTLQRTLLFYTEEKSVNQVGTQPRKNTGKFGACFIPGLCKQSDLTLFAARPGLRLWKSDVHGTVQATFILKDVFAGGIKTFELYPRLEPPERGSYSSPEKHLGLVSCFFQEGWVLTWNEYSIYLLDTVNQALIGGLEGYGDIVSVSCTNNEIFLLKGDRDIIRISNRPEGLSSIDVNSKLSNPLTDTSPKLLTPSSVVSSVSSSPSVETEKKMVISPSVTGDKNDNSSVKDDLETPTLSEKSFDRVGDFNNETRKRGCSVVSESRSRSSSVNSLDSGSSFMMCADQVPEAQREGQLSSQRFSTISSEDFDQELIVKPIKVKKRKKKKQESGTRRNHSSLEGTPIYERQLSGDSPHSLNADSFSMTSSIMSGSIDHLSTGSPDQESMFSMESHTILQEDNGSETFSVLQSPESTNVLINEENGDVVDLQKLPNSDSGMGTSAVIDTLTSASPLLLTEDLTNSVGDECNGGVISASNECCPGKLSQEEGEQDFPILCKIDEDLDKMKLQDSEKSFGDPDLTDQMFLECGSVLGVQTSLAPKESDETGGEDQQQLSLIHSALSDPSALQSDISDNVHSDNCSISGWNFGSAVKAKCSTGSAERVAYSHESKTEKSASSDEEDIYGHGLPYSSSETSMPEVGAVPGAQDETKISLDEMVLLKSDQFAESWMGYSGPGYGILSLVVSEKYIWCLDYRGSLYCSALPAAGLRWQKFEDGVQQVAVSPSGALLWKIEQKTNKAFACGKVTIKGKRHWYEALPQAVFVALSDDTAWIIRTNGDLYLQTGLSVDRPCARAVKVDCPYPLSQVTSRNNVVWALSEQRALLYREGVRSFCPEGEQWKSDIVSEMQALEPVCITLGDQQTLWALDIHGNLWFRTGIVSKKPQGDDNHWWQVSITDYVVFDQCSLFQTIIQATHTVATAAQAPVEKVADKLRMAFWSQQLQCQPSLLGVNGSGVWISSGKNEFHVAKGNLIGTYWNNIVPRGTASATKWIFVLASPASSKEGSFLWLCQSNKDLFCVSDQNPHSRPSTVQLPPEAEMVHYSACQDAIWGLDSLGQIFIRTLSSSCPTGMHWTKLDLSQLGGVKLISLTCGNQHVWACDTNGGIYFRVGTQPLNPSLMLPAWIMIEPPIQPVGINLVSIHSSPNDQMLWAIDSKWNVHVRVGITDEMPVGTDWEHVPGLQACQLALSSRTVWAHCPNGDVARRYGITDKNPAGDYWKKIPGNVSRLTVTPLDELWAISTSGSLLQRLTKTFSHSHSLQKNNDTSVLLHPDDLEDEWEVI